The following coding sequences lie in one Apium graveolens cultivar Ventura chromosome 1, ASM990537v1, whole genome shotgun sequence genomic window:
- the LOC141671760 gene encoding glyceraldehyde-3-phosphate dehydrogenase GAPC1, cytosolic isoform X2, with product MASDKKIKIGINGFGRIGRLVARVALQRDDVELVAVNDPFITTDYMTYMFKYDSVHGQWKHNELKVKDEKTLLFGEKPVKVFGIRNPEDIPWGEAGADFVVESTGVFTDKDKAAAHLKGGAKKVVISAPSKDAPMFVVGVNEKEYKHDLDIVSNASCTTNCLAPLAKVINDRFGIVEGLMTTVHSITATQKTVDGPSSKDWRGGRAASFNIIPSSTGAAKAVGKVLPALNGKLTGMSFRVPTVDVSVVDLTVRLEKAATYDQIKAAIKEESEGKLKGILGFTEDDVVSTDFVGDSRSSIFDAKAGIALNDNFVKLVSWYDNEWGYSSRVIDLIVHMASVQA from the exons ATGG CATCTGACAAGAAGATTAAGATCGGAATCAACG GATTCGGAAGGATCGGTCGATTGGTGGCTAGAGTTGCTCTCCAGAGAGACGATGTTGAGCTCGTTGCTGTTAACGATCCTTTCATCACTACTGACTACATG ACGTATATGTTTAAGTACGACAGTGTTCACGGACAGTGGAAGCATAATGAGCTTAAGGTGAAGGATGAGAAGACTCTTCTCTTCGGTGAGAAGCCAGTCAAGGTGTTTGGCATCAG GAACCCAGAGGATATCCCATGGGGTGAAGCTGGAGCTGACTTTGTTGTCGAGTCTACTGGAGTCTTTACTGACAAGGACAAGGCTGCTGCTCACTTGAAG GGTGGTGCAAAGAAGGTTGTGATCTCTGCTCCTAGCAAAGATGCACCAATGTTTGTTGTTGGTGTTAATGAGAAGGAATACAAGCACGACCTTGACATTGTCTCCAATGCTAGTTGCACTACCAATTGCCTTGCTCCTTTGGCCAAG GTTATTAATGATAGGTTTGGTATTGTTGAGGGTCTTATGACCACTGTCCACTCAATCACTG CCACACAGAAGACAGTTGATGGCCCATCAAGCAAGGACTGGAGAGGTGGAAGAGCTGCTTCTTTCAATATCATTCCCAGCAGCACTGGAGCTGCCAAG GCTGTTGGAAAGGTGCTTCCTGCACTCAATGGTAAATTGACTGGTATGTCCTTCCGAGTCCCCACCGTGGATGTTTCTGTTGTGGACCTCACTGTAAGGCTTGAGAAAGCGGCTACCTATGACCAAATCAAAGCTGCCATTAA GGAGGAATCTGAGGGAAAGCTCAAGGGTATCTTGGGATTCACTGAAGATGATGTTGTTTCAACAGACTTTGTTGGTGATAGCAG ATCAAGCATCTTTGATGCCAAAGCAGGGATTGCTTTGAACGATAACTTTGTGAAACTTGTCTCGTGGTATGACAACGAATGGGGTTACAG TTCTCGTGTGATTGACTTGATCGTCCACATGGCATCTGTCCAAGCTTAA
- the LOC141671760 gene encoding glyceraldehyde-3-phosphate dehydrogenase GAPC1, cytosolic isoform X1 yields the protein MSMVTTFLQCVVGSFLRFSVQHLKFGFYKASDKKIKIGINGFGRIGRLVARVALQRDDVELVAVNDPFITTDYMTYMFKYDSVHGQWKHNELKVKDEKTLLFGEKPVKVFGIRNPEDIPWGEAGADFVVESTGVFTDKDKAAAHLKGGAKKVVISAPSKDAPMFVVGVNEKEYKHDLDIVSNASCTTNCLAPLAKVINDRFGIVEGLMTTVHSITATQKTVDGPSSKDWRGGRAASFNIIPSSTGAAKAVGKVLPALNGKLTGMSFRVPTVDVSVVDLTVRLEKAATYDQIKAAIKEESEGKLKGILGFTEDDVVSTDFVGDSRSSIFDAKAGIALNDNFVKLVSWYDNEWGYSSRVIDLIVHMASVQA from the exons ATGTCAATGGTTACAACATTTCTGCAATGCGTTGTAGGGTCATTCCTCAGATTTAGTGTTCAACATCTCAAATTTGGGTTTTACAAAG CATCTGACAAGAAGATTAAGATCGGAATCAACG GATTCGGAAGGATCGGTCGATTGGTGGCTAGAGTTGCTCTCCAGAGAGACGATGTTGAGCTCGTTGCTGTTAACGATCCTTTCATCACTACTGACTACATG ACGTATATGTTTAAGTACGACAGTGTTCACGGACAGTGGAAGCATAATGAGCTTAAGGTGAAGGATGAGAAGACTCTTCTCTTCGGTGAGAAGCCAGTCAAGGTGTTTGGCATCAG GAACCCAGAGGATATCCCATGGGGTGAAGCTGGAGCTGACTTTGTTGTCGAGTCTACTGGAGTCTTTACTGACAAGGACAAGGCTGCTGCTCACTTGAAG GGTGGTGCAAAGAAGGTTGTGATCTCTGCTCCTAGCAAAGATGCACCAATGTTTGTTGTTGGTGTTAATGAGAAGGAATACAAGCACGACCTTGACATTGTCTCCAATGCTAGTTGCACTACCAATTGCCTTGCTCCTTTGGCCAAG GTTATTAATGATAGGTTTGGTATTGTTGAGGGTCTTATGACCACTGTCCACTCAATCACTG CCACACAGAAGACAGTTGATGGCCCATCAAGCAAGGACTGGAGAGGTGGAAGAGCTGCTTCTTTCAATATCATTCCCAGCAGCACTGGAGCTGCCAAG GCTGTTGGAAAGGTGCTTCCTGCACTCAATGGTAAATTGACTGGTATGTCCTTCCGAGTCCCCACCGTGGATGTTTCTGTTGTGGACCTCACTGTAAGGCTTGAGAAAGCGGCTACCTATGACCAAATCAAAGCTGCCATTAA GGAGGAATCTGAGGGAAAGCTCAAGGGTATCTTGGGATTCACTGAAGATGATGTTGTTTCAACAGACTTTGTTGGTGATAGCAG ATCAAGCATCTTTGATGCCAAAGCAGGGATTGCTTTGAACGATAACTTTGTGAAACTTGTCTCGTGGTATGACAACGAATGGGGTTACAG TTCTCGTGTGATTGACTTGATCGTCCACATGGCATCTGTCCAAGCTTAA